In the genome of Sphingomonas naphthae, one region contains:
- the coxB gene encoding cytochrome c oxidase subunit II, producing the protein MGRLKTIFVGLGLGLMGLAATPAPGLAAVPAPVVQSGAADGVGPASPAAPTPAPAAFPKLAPEPGIGMPTDQIHIQPQVTELGQEALWMHNWILMPVMTAMCILVLVLLGYVAIRFRASANPVPSKTSHNTMIEVIWTLFPVLILLGIALPSIQLLARQYSPPKADITIKAIGNQWYWTYQYPDNGDFEIVSNMLGEDKRTPADGPRLLAVDERMVVPAGAVVKIITTSNDVIHSFAVPAFWVKEDAVPGRLNETWFKVDKPGVYFGQCSELCGARHGFMPIAVEVLPKAQFAAWVASKGGTMPGAKPVANPDATSPASPAVAGSTATPAPAPAAVPATTATPPASTQGATANEGA; encoded by the coding sequence ATGGGACGGTTGAAGACGATTTTCGTGGGCCTCGGCCTGGGCCTGATGGGGCTCGCGGCCACGCCCGCGCCCGGACTGGCGGCGGTGCCCGCCCCGGTCGTGCAGAGCGGCGCCGCGGATGGCGTCGGCCCGGCATCGCCGGCCGCGCCGACTCCGGCGCCGGCCGCCTTCCCGAAGCTGGCGCCTGAGCCCGGCATCGGCATGCCGACCGACCAGATCCACATCCAGCCGCAGGTGACGGAACTGGGCCAGGAGGCCCTGTGGATGCACAATTGGATCCTCATGCCGGTGATGACCGCCATGTGCATCCTCGTGCTGGTCCTGCTCGGCTATGTGGCGATCCGCTTCCGCGCGAGCGCCAATCCGGTGCCGTCGAAGACCAGTCACAACACGATGATCGAGGTGATCTGGACGCTCTTCCCCGTCCTGATCCTGCTCGGCATCGCGCTGCCCTCGATCCAGCTGCTCGCCCGCCAATATTCGCCGCCCAAGGCCGACATCACCATCAAGGCGATCGGCAACCAATGGTATTGGACCTACCAATATCCGGATAACGGCGATTTCGAGATCGTCTCGAACATGCTGGGCGAGGACAAGCGCACCCCTGCCGACGGCCCCCGCCTCCTCGCGGTGGACGAGCGCATGGTCGTTCCCGCCGGCGCGGTCGTGAAGATCATCACCACGTCCAACGACGTGATCCACTCGTTCGCCGTCCCCGCTTTCTGGGTGAAGGAGGATGCGGTTCCGGGTCGCCTGAACGAGACGTGGTTCAAGGTCGACAAGCCCGGCGTCTATTTCGGCCAGTGTTCGGAGCTTTGCGGCGCCCGCCACGGCTTCATGCCGATCGCGGTCGAGGTGCTGCCCAAGGCGCAGTTCGCCGCCTGGGTCGCCTCGAAGGGTGGCACGATGCCGGGCGCCAAGCCCGTCGCCAACCCGGATGCGACCAGCCCGGCCTCGCCCGCCGTCGCCGGATCGACCGCGACCCCGGCGCCCGCGCCGGCCGCCGTTCCCGCCACCACCGCCACGCCGCCCGCCTCGACGCAGGGCGCGACCGCCAACGAGGGCGCCTGA
- a CDS encoding heme o synthase: protein MASAPSIPVTAGLPAEWRDFLALTKPRVMTLVVFTALCGLLAAPGHVNPVIGFTAILCIALGAGASGALNQWYEAGIDAKMKRTAGRPLPAGRMERESALHFGVGLAAFSVIAMGLFVNLLSAAILTVSILFYVIVYTMWLKPRTPQNIVIGGAAGAFPPLLGWAAATGRVELLPVLLFALIFLWTPPHFWALSLFVRTDYAAAGIPMLPVVAGNKATRTQVLIYSVPLALCAVAPWPLGLTGAIYGVTAALLSAWFLLLAARVATNREQIQELMKPERQLFRFSILYLFVLFGALVIDRMVFA, encoded by the coding sequence ATGGCGAGCGCCCCTTCGATCCCCGTGACCGCCGGCCTGCCGGCCGAGTGGCGCGACTTTCTGGCGCTGACCAAGCCGAGGGTTATGACGCTCGTGGTCTTCACCGCGCTGTGCGGGCTGCTGGCGGCGCCGGGCCATGTGAACCCGGTGATCGGCTTCACCGCCATCCTGTGCATCGCGCTCGGTGCCGGGGCCTCGGGCGCGCTCAACCAATGGTATGAAGCGGGCATCGACGCCAAGATGAAGCGCACCGCCGGCCGCCCGCTGCCGGCCGGCCGGATGGAGCGCGAATCGGCGCTGCACTTCGGCGTCGGCCTCGCCGCTTTCTCGGTGATCGCGATGGGGCTGTTCGTGAACCTGCTCTCGGCGGCGATCCTCACCGTCTCGATCCTGTTCTACGTCATCGTCTATACCATGTGGCTGAAGCCGCGCACGCCGCAGAATATCGTGATCGGCGGCGCCGCTGGCGCCTTTCCGCCGTTGCTCGGCTGGGCGGCGGCGACCGGCCGGGTCGAGCTGCTGCCCGTGCTGCTGTTCGCGCTGATCTTCCTGTGGACCCCGCCGCATTTCTGGGCGCTCTCGCTGTTCGTCCGCACCGATTATGCCGCCGCCGGCATCCCGATGCTGCCGGTCGTCGCCGGCAACAAGGCGACCCGCACGCAGGTACTGATCTATTCGGTGCCTTTGGCGCTCTGCGCGGTCGCGCCGTGGCCGCTGGGCCTGACCGGCGCGATCTATGGCGTGACGGCGGCGCTGCTCTCGGCTTGGTTCCTGCTGCTTGCCGCCCGCGTCGCCACCAATCGCGAGCAGATCCAGGAATTGATGAAGCCCGAGCGGCAGCTGTTCCGCTTCTCGATCCTCTACCTCTTCGTGCTGTTCGGCGCGCTCGTGATCGATCGGATGGTG
- the pyrE gene encoding orotate phosphoribosyltransferase: MTDAEILAEFRQAEALLEGHFILSSGLHSARYLQCARVLMDGARAGRLAAALALKIPDKIKLRLGAVVSPAMGGVIIGHEMGRALGLPAMFVERPDGIFTFRRGFGLEPGEKVLLVEDVVTTGLSSREAIRAVEAAGGEVIAACSLVDRSDGEVDLGVPFYPLIGMKVEAYPADALPPELAAIPAIKPGSRAKP, translated from the coding sequence ATGACCGACGCGGAGATACTCGCCGAATTCCGGCAGGCCGAGGCCTTGCTGGAGGGGCATTTCATCCTTTCCTCCGGCCTGCATTCGGCGCGCTACCTGCAATGCGCCCGCGTGCTGATGGATGGCGCGCGCGCCGGGCGGCTGGCCGCCGCCCTCGCCCTCAAGATTCCCGACAAGATCAAATTGCGGCTGGGCGCCGTCGTCTCGCCGGCGATGGGCGGGGTCATCATCGGGCATGAGATGGGCCGCGCGCTCGGCCTGCCCGCGATGTTCGTGGAGCGGCCCGACGGCATCTTCACCTTCCGCCGGGGATTCGGGCTGGAACCGGGCGAGAAGGTGCTGCTGGTCGAGGATGTCGTCACCACCGGGCTCTCCTCGCGCGAGGCGATCAGGGCGGTCGAGGCGGCGGGCGGCGAGGTGATCGCGGCCTGCTCGCTGGTCGATCGATCGGACGGCGAGGTCGATCTCGGCGTGCCTTTCTATCCGCTGATCGGCATGAAGGTGGAGGCCTATCCGGCCGATGCCCTTCCGCCCGAACTGGCGGCGATTCCCGCGATCAAGCCGGGCAGCCGGGCCAAGCCATGA
- the ctaD gene encoding cytochrome c oxidase subunit I encodes MTDTTADAAHFHAHDDHGHHHDADHKPGFFARWFMSTNHKDIGTLYLIFAIIAGIIGGGISGLMRAELMHPGIQYLESWAGIMGDAPGLDTAYHLWNVLITAHGLIMVFFMVMPAMIGGFGNWFVPIMIGAPDMAFPRMNNISFWLLVPAFVLLLGSTFVSGGTGLGAGTGWTVYAPLSTSGSAGPAVDMAILSLHIAGASSIMGAINFITTILNMRAPGMTLHKMPLFVWSVLVTAFLLLLALPVLAAAITMLLTDRNFGTAFYDAAGGGDPILYQHLFWFFGHPEVYIMILPGFGIVSQIISTFSKKPVFGYLGMAYAMVAIGVVGFVVWAHHMFTTGLSVNTKMYFTAATMIIAVPTGIKIFSWIATMWGGSLTFKTPMLWSIGFIFMFTVGGVTGVLLANGGIDNYFHDAYYVVAHFHYVLSLGAVFSLFAGFYYWFGKMFGRQYNEFLGQLHFWVFFVGVNLLFFPMHFLGLQGMPRRYPDYPDAFEHYNMLATYGYMVMAAGMGIFFINLIWSLVAGKKAEANPWGEGATTLEWTLSSPPPYHQFETLPVID; translated from the coding sequence ATGACCGACACCACCGCAGACGCGGCGCACTTCCACGCGCACGACGATCACGGGCATCATCATGATGCCGATCACAAGCCGGGCTTCTTCGCCCGCTGGTTCATGTCCACCAACCACAAGGACATCGGCACCCTCTACCTGATCTTCGCGATCATCGCGGGCATCATCGGTGGCGGCATTTCGGGCCTGATGCGCGCCGAACTGATGCACCCCGGCATCCAGTATCTGGAAAGCTGGGCGGGCATCATGGGCGACGCCCCCGGCCTGGATACGGCCTATCATCTGTGGAACGTGCTCATCACCGCGCACGGCCTCATCATGGTCTTCTTCATGGTGATGCCGGCGATGATCGGCGGCTTCGGCAACTGGTTCGTCCCGATCATGATCGGCGCGCCGGACATGGCCTTCCCGCGGATGAACAACATCTCGTTCTGGCTGCTCGTCCCCGCCTTCGTACTGCTGCTCGGATCGACCTTCGTGTCGGGCGGCACCGGTCTGGGCGCCGGCACGGGCTGGACGGTCTACGCCCCGCTGTCGACCAGCGGCTCGGCCGGCCCCGCCGTGGACATGGCGATCCTGTCGCTCCACATCGCGGGCGCCTCGTCGATCATGGGCGCGATCAACTTCATCACCACCATCCTCAACATGCGCGCGCCGGGCATGACCCTGCACAAGATGCCGCTGTTCGTCTGGTCGGTGCTGGTCACCGCCTTCCTGCTGCTGCTCGCCCTCCCGGTGCTGGCCGCCGCGATCACGATGCTGCTCACCGATCGCAACTTCGGCACCGCTTTCTACGACGCGGCCGGCGGCGGCGATCCGATCCTGTACCAGCATCTCTTCTGGTTCTTCGGTCACCCCGAAGTGTACATCATGATCCTGCCGGGCTTCGGCATCGTCAGCCAGATCATCTCGACCTTCTCGAAGAAGCCGGTTTTCGGCTATCTCGGCATGGCCTACGCCATGGTCGCGATCGGCGTGGTCGGCTTCGTCGTGTGGGCGCACCACATGTTCACGACCGGCCTCAGCGTGAACACCAAGATGTACTTCACCGCCGCGACGATGATCATCGCCGTGCCGACGGGCATCAAGATCTTCTCCTGGATCGCGACGATGTGGGGGGGCTCGCTCACCTTCAAGACGCCGATGCTGTGGTCGATCGGCTTCATCTTCATGTTCACCGTGGGTGGCGTCACCGGCGTGCTGCTCGCCAACGGCGGCATCGATAATTATTTCCACGACGCTTATTACGTGGTGGCGCACTTCCACTACGTGCTGTCGCTGGGCGCCGTGTTCTCGCTGTTCGCGGGCTTCTATTACTGGTTCGGCAAGATGTTCGGCCGCCAGTATAACGAGTTCCTCGGCCAGCTGCACTTCTGGGTGTTCTTCGTCGGCGTGAACCTGCTGTTCTTCCCGATGCACTTCCTGGGTCTCCAGGGCATGCCGCGCCGCTACCCAGACTATCCGGACGCCTTCGAGCATTACAACATGCTGGCGACCTACGGGTATATGGTGATGGCTGCCGGCATGGGCATCTTCTTCATCAACCTGATCTGGTCGCTGGTCGCCGGCAAGAAGGCCGAAGCCAATCCCTGGGGCGAGGGTGCCACCACGCTCGAGTGGACGCTGTCGAGCCCGCCGCCGTACCACCAGTTCGAGACGCTGCCGGTCATCGACTGA